The following coding sequences are from one Bombus terrestris chromosome 14, iyBomTerr1.2, whole genome shotgun sequence window:
- the LOC100646602 gene encoding prohibitin-2 isoform X2 codes for MNEFKLPKAPNGIGVAASCLAAVGVTGYGFWKSMYTVEAGHRAIIFSRLGGIQQDILTEGLHFRIPWFHWPIIYDIRSRPRKLSSPTGSKDLQMVNISLRVLSRPDATMLPSMYRHLGLDYDEKVLPSICNEVLKSVVAKFNASQLITQRQQVSNLVRKELTERARDFNIVLDDVSITELSFGKEYTAAVESKQVAQQEAQRAAFFVEKAKQEKQQKIVQAEGEAEAAKMLGLALSQNPGYLKLRKIRAAQNISRTIANSPNRLYLSGNGLMLNIQDPSFDDSSDKLKSDKRLSLGNWNDAMQSAVKTLKSEQQATVKTNERPLIRDSVPMSPEEQVSILLDSADGGAKMIVS; via the exons atgaaCGAATTTAAGTTGCCTAAAGCTCCTAATGGTATTGGAGTTGCCGCTTCATGCCTTGCAGCGGTCGGCGTGACGGGTTATGGCTTTTGGAAATCTATGTATACAG TGGAAGCTGGTCATAGAGCAATTATATTCTCTCGTTTGGGAGGAATCCAACAAGATATATTAACTGAAGGTCTTCATTTTCGTATTCCATGGTTTCATTGGCCAATTATTTACGACATTAGAAGTAGGCCTAGGAAATTATCTTCCCCTACAGGATCCAAAGATTTACAAATGGTCAATATTTCTCTTCGTGTGCTGTCTCGTCCTGATGCAACTATGTTACCATCAATGTATCGTCATTTAGGTCTTGATTATGATGAAAAG GTTTTGCCAAGTATTTGTAATGAAGTATTAAAATCAGTTGTAGCAAAGTTTAATGCATCTCAGCTAATTACGCAGAGACAACAGGTTTCAAATTTAGTAAGAAAAGAATTAACTGAACGTGCTAGAGATTTTAATATTGTCTTAGATGATGTGTCAATAACTGAATTAAGTTTTGGTAAAGAATATACAGCTGCTGTAGAATCTAAGCAAGTTGCTCAACAGGAGGCGCAAAGAGCTGCATTCTTCGTAGAAAAAGCAAAACAGGAGAAACAACAAAAAATTGTTCAAGCAGAGGGTGAAGCAGAAGCTGCCAAAATG CTTGGCTTGGCTCTTAGTCAAAACCCAGGTTAtttaaaattacgaaaaatcCGTGCAGCACAAAACATTTCTCGCACg ATTGCTAATTCTCCCAATCGTTTGTATCTTAGTGGTAATGGCTTGATGCTAAATATTCAAGATCCATCATTTGATGATTCATCAGACAAACtgaaaa GTGATAAAAGGCTGAGCTTGGGAAACTGGAATGATGCTATGCAAAGTGCTGTGAAAACTTTAAAATCTGAGCAACAAGCAACAGTGAAAACCAATGAAAGGCCATTAATTAGAGATTCTGTACCAATGTCTCCAGAAGAACAAGTATCTATTTTATTGGATTCTGCAGATGGTGGAGCAAAAATGATTGTTTCTTGA
- the LOC100647436 gene encoding succinate dehydrogenase cytochrome b560 subunit, mitochondrial, giving the protein MNMALCYMRLLCRRSINPCTFRNLYTSSPRNVAISKPLFTGSTICETHDEKNMRLKRPMSPHLSIYQIQLTSFLSITHRTTGMILSSYAMLLGIGTLLIPGGIPCLIEIITNLGLSAPVLFTGKTLLALPATYHVFNGFRHLAWDLGMFLSIKEVYSTGYAVIALSTISAIALAAM; this is encoded by the exons ATGAACATGGCGCTGTGTTATATGAG ATTGCTTTGCCGGCGAAGCATCAATCCTTGTACTTTCCGGAATTTATATACCTCCAg CCCACGAAATGTTGCCATATCTAAACCACTGTTCACGGGAAGTACAATTTGCGAAACCCATGATGAGAAAAACATGCGCCTTAAAAGACCCATGTCACCACATTTGTCCATTTACCAAATTCAATTaacatcttttctttcaattacacATCGTACAACAGGCATGATATTATCAAGTTATGCCATGTTGCTTGGTATag GAACATTACTTATCCCAGGTGGTATTCCTTGCCTCATAGAAATCATTACAAATTTAGGTTTGTCTGCACCTGTTCTTTTCACGGGAAAAACTTTGCTTGCTTTACCTGCTACGTATCATGTATTTAATGGATTTCGTCACTTG GCTTGGGATTTAGGAATGTTTCTTTCAATTAAGGAAGTGTATAGCACTGGTTATGCGGTAATTGCATTATCAACAATTTCTGCTATTGCTCTTGCCGCAAtgtaa
- the LOC100646602 gene encoding prohibitin-2 isoform X1: MNEFKLPKAPNGIGVAASCLAAVGVTGYGFWKSMYTVEAGHRAIIFSRLGGIQQDILTEGLHFRIPWFHWPIIYDIRSRPRKLSSPTGSKDLQMVNISLRVLSRPDATMLPSMYRHLGLDYDEKVLPSICNEVLKSVVAKFNASQLITQRQQVSNLVRKELTERARDFNIVLDDVSITELSFGKEYTAAVESKQVAQQEAQRAAFFVEKAKQEKQQKIVQAEGEAEAAKMLGLALSQNPGYLKLRKIRAAQNISRTIANSPNRLYLSGNGLMLNIQDPSFDDSSDKLKTPVFSGDKRLSLGNWNDAMQSAVKTLKSEQQATVKTNERPLIRDSVPMSPEEQVSILLDSADGGAKMIVS, encoded by the exons atgaaCGAATTTAAGTTGCCTAAAGCTCCTAATGGTATTGGAGTTGCCGCTTCATGCCTTGCAGCGGTCGGCGTGACGGGTTATGGCTTTTGGAAATCTATGTATACAG TGGAAGCTGGTCATAGAGCAATTATATTCTCTCGTTTGGGAGGAATCCAACAAGATATATTAACTGAAGGTCTTCATTTTCGTATTCCATGGTTTCATTGGCCAATTATTTACGACATTAGAAGTAGGCCTAGGAAATTATCTTCCCCTACAGGATCCAAAGATTTACAAATGGTCAATATTTCTCTTCGTGTGCTGTCTCGTCCTGATGCAACTATGTTACCATCAATGTATCGTCATTTAGGTCTTGATTATGATGAAAAG GTTTTGCCAAGTATTTGTAATGAAGTATTAAAATCAGTTGTAGCAAAGTTTAATGCATCTCAGCTAATTACGCAGAGACAACAGGTTTCAAATTTAGTAAGAAAAGAATTAACTGAACGTGCTAGAGATTTTAATATTGTCTTAGATGATGTGTCAATAACTGAATTAAGTTTTGGTAAAGAATATACAGCTGCTGTAGAATCTAAGCAAGTTGCTCAACAGGAGGCGCAAAGAGCTGCATTCTTCGTAGAAAAAGCAAAACAGGAGAAACAACAAAAAATTGTTCAAGCAGAGGGTGAAGCAGAAGCTGCCAAAATG CTTGGCTTGGCTCTTAGTCAAAACCCAGGTTAtttaaaattacgaaaaatcCGTGCAGCACAAAACATTTCTCGCACg ATTGCTAATTCTCCCAATCGTTTGTATCTTAGTGGTAATGGCTTGATGCTAAATATTCAAGATCCATCATTTGATGATTCATCAGACAAACtgaaaa CTCCTGTTTTTTCAGGTGATAAAAGGCTGAGCTTGGGAAACTGGAATGATGCTATGCAAAGTGCTGTGAAAACTTTAAAATCTGAGCAACAAGCAACAGTGAAAACCAATGAAAGGCCATTAATTAGAGATTCTGTACCAATGTCTCCAGAAGAACAAGTATCTATTTTATTGGATTCTGCAGATGGTGGAGCAAAAATGATTGTTTCTTGA
- the LOC100651297 gene encoding replication factor C subunit 3, with protein sequence MSLWVDKYRPTALGKLDYHKKQADYLKNMIQKGDFPHLLVYGPSGAGKKTRIMCIIRELYGSGVDRLRMETMTFETPSKKKLEITTISSNYHIEVNPSDVGIHDRVVVMDLVKTTAQTHQIDPSGQKEFKVVLLTNVDQLTKEAQHALRRTMEKYVTTCRLILCANSTSRVLPAIRSRCLGIRVPAPSISDIKDILHSICKREGLTLPDELATRLAECSGRNLRRAILMLEACKVEQYPFTADQSITEPDWQVYIRNTANMMVSEQNPKKLLTIRNRLYELLTHAIPCDLIFKGLLQECIKNCDLQLKIEIATVAAEYEHRMHRGSKPIFHLEAFVARFMAIYKKFIDSSLEGFV encoded by the exons ATGAGTCTCTGGGTAGATAAATATCGTCCAACAGCACTTGGAAAATTGGATTATCATAAAAAACAAGCAGACTATTTAAAAAACATG ataCAAAAAGGAGATTTTCCACATTTATTAGTTTATGGACCATCAGGGGCAGGAAAAAAGACCCGTATAATGTGTATTATAAGAGAATTATATGGAAGTGGTGTTGACAGATTAAGAATGGAAACTATGACATTTGaa ACACCTTCCAAGAAGAAGCTAGAGATAACAACAATAAGTAGCAACTATCACATTGAAGTAAACCCAAGCGATGTTGGTATACATGATAGGGTAGTAGTGATGGACTTGGTGAAAACAACAGCTCAAACTCATCAAATAGATCCCAGTGGACAAAAAGAATTTAAag tgGTATTACTGACTAATGTGGATCAACTTACAAAAGAGGCACAACATGCTCTTCGAAGAACAATGGAGAAATATGTCACTACATGTAGGCTAATACTTTGTGCAAATTCAACATCTCGTGTTCTGCCAGCTATCAGATCACGATGTTTAGGAATTAGAGTTCCAGCACCATCAATATcagatataaaagatattttgcaTTCAATTTGTAAACGCGAAGGTTTAACTTTACCAGATGAACTGGCTACAAGATTGGCTGAATGTAGTGGCAGAAATCTCAGACGAGCGATATTAATGCTTGAAGCTTGTAAAGTTGAGCA ATATCCATTTACTGCAGACCAAAGTATTACAGAACCAGATTGGCAAGTGTATATTCGTAATACAGCAAATATGATGGTCAGTGAACAGAATCCAAAAAAGCTTCTTACAATAAGAAACAGGCTCTATGAATTATTAACACATGCTATACCATGTGATTTAATATTTAAGGGTCTTTTAcaagaatgtataaaaaattgtgATCTTCAgctaaaaattgaaattgcaacAGTTGCAGCAGAATATGAACATAGAATGCACAGAGGATCAAAACCAATTTTCCATTTAGAAGCATTTGTCGCACGATTTATggcaatttacaaaaaatttatcgattcatCTCTTGAAGGTTTTGTGTGA
- the LOC100646007 gene encoding ras association domain-containing protein 8 isoform X1, with protein MELKVWVEGIQRIVCGVTETTTCQDVVYALAHATGQTGRFTLIERWRTNERLLAPYENPLKILMKWGEYSSEVQLILRRSTPENNKASSSLGTRLNHGTRSNGVMSSASEHNSAQDDAKNTTTPNSEFDDLQGCLDRNRDIRKSLTFGGLHGHVMENNTEIQMENVAIVQPTLHLKNKELNIRKNMQKPAQSPTRASSSESNTHLSQKKVREVPPYRDPPGPASPPLRTLPPYRDPPPPNLNSPGRSQFQSSTNIGSPHVHKEDQPSSSNSVKLKRNLIQEFQETKGQAQSVNQLSGQAQNMVTVAYTQRYVELIRLVNKQRDTINAQQADLTKFDAEILYWETKNREQMHQMDFISQEVNRMETTGRLIEEQLKELAHVEEESEIVRQQEKTLKSEITLLRSKLANCETELLQCKNKIRLVMEELAIEQHNISRETDERQIMERKIITEVEHLQNEVEQAKRSAELASQCAETLKLEVVSLESAIVEKKLQVERLVADMKEANLQSLAVACQDEQVKSLFEGTHKPGSTRKMIGSPRQLETAVPTSKNPHGVWV; from the exons ATGGAGCTAAAAGTATGGGTAGAAGGAATACAGCGTATTGTATGTGGTGTTACAGAAACCACTACATGTCAG GATGTAGTATATGCTCTTGCCCATGCAACGGGCCAAACAGGTAGATTTACTTTAATAGAAAGGTGGAGAACTAACGAACGTCTTTTAGCTCCATATGAGAATCCTTTAAAG ATTCTGATGAAATGGGGAGAATATTCTTCAGAAGTTCAATTGATATTAAGACGTTCTACTCCAGAAAATAATAAGGCTTCTAGTTCATTAGGAACTCGTTTAAACCATGGTACACGATCAAATGGTGTGATGAGTTCTGCCTCAGAACATAATAGTGCACAAGATGATGCTAAAAATACCACAACTCCAAATTCCGAATTTGATGACTTACAAGGATGTCTTGATAGAAATCGTGACATCAGAAAATCACTAACGTTTGGAGGATTACATGGACATGTTATGGAAAATAATACagaa attCAGATGGAAAATGTTGCCATAGTTCAACCTACGttgcatttaaaaaataaggaattgaatataagaaaaaatatgcaaaaaccAGCTCAGTCTCCTACCCGTGCTAGTAGCAGTGAAAGTAACACACATTTATCACAAAAGAAAGTGCGTGAAGTTCCCCCATATAGGGATCCTCCAGGTCCAGCTTCACCACCTTTAAGAACTTTACCCCCATACAGAGATCCTCCACCACCTAATTTAAATAGTCCTGGAAGATCACAGTTTCAATCTAGTACAAATATTGGAAGTCCTCATGTTCATAAAGAAGATCAACCATCTTCCAGTAATTCTGTCAAACTAAAGAGAAATCTTATTCAG GAATTTCAAGAAACAAAAGGGCAAGCTCAATCTGTAAACCAATTATCTGGTCAAGCTCAAAATATGGTTACAGTTGCTTACACTCAACGCTATGTTGAACTTATTAGACTAGTCAATAAACAACGCGATACTATTAATGCACAGCAAGCGGATCTTACTAAA TTTGATGCTGAAATATTATATTGGGAAACTAAAAATAGAGAACAAATGCATCAGATGGATTTCATTTCTCAGGAAGTGAATCGCATGGAAACTACAGGACGTCTTATTGAAGAACAG CTAAAAGAACTAGCACATGTCGAAGAAGAAAGTGAAATAGTTAGACAACAAGAAAAGACATTAAAATCAGAAATTACTTTACTGAGATCAAAACTTGCGAATTGTGAGACAGAATTACTTCagtgcaaaaataaaattag ATTAGTTATGGAAGAACTTGCTATAGAACAACATAATATAAGTCGTGAAACAGATGAAAGACAAATAATGGAACGTAAAATCATTACTGAAGTCGAACATCTTCAAAATGAAGTAGAACAAGCTAAACGTTCTGCTGAACTAGCTTCCCAATGTGCGGAAACATTAAAATTGGAAGTAGTAAGTTTAGAGTCAGCAATTGTTGAGAAAAAATTACAAGTAGAACGATTAGTAGCGGATATGAAAGAAGCTAATTTACAAAGTCTTGCTGTTGCTTGTCAAGATGAACAAGTCAAATCATTATTTGAAG GTACCCATAAACCTGGTAGTACGCGTAAAATGATAGGTTCACCAAGACAATTGGAGACTGCGGTACCTACGAGTAAAAATCCACATGGTGTTTGGgtataa
- the LOC100646007 gene encoding ras association domain-containing protein 8 isoform X2: MELKVWVEGIQRIVCGVTETTTCQDVVYALAHATGQTGRFTLIERWRTNERLLAPYENPLKILMKWGEYSSEVQLILRRSTPENNKASSSLGTRLNHGTRSNGVMSSASEHNSAQDDAKNTTTPNSEFDDLQGCLDRNRDIRKSLTFGGLHGHVMENNTEIQMENVAIVQPTLHLKNKELNIRKNMQKPAQSPTRASSSESNTHLSQKKEFQETKGQAQSVNQLSGQAQNMVTVAYTQRYVELIRLVNKQRDTINAQQADLTKFDAEILYWETKNREQMHQMDFISQEVNRMETTGRLIEEQLKELAHVEEESEIVRQQEKTLKSEITLLRSKLANCETELLQCKNKIRLVMEELAIEQHNISRETDERQIMERKIITEVEHLQNEVEQAKRSAELASQCAETLKLEVVSLESAIVEKKLQVERLVADMKEANLQSLAVACQDEQVKSLFEGTHKPGSTRKMIGSPRQLETAVPTSKNPHGVWV; encoded by the exons ATGGAGCTAAAAGTATGGGTAGAAGGAATACAGCGTATTGTATGTGGTGTTACAGAAACCACTACATGTCAG GATGTAGTATATGCTCTTGCCCATGCAACGGGCCAAACAGGTAGATTTACTTTAATAGAAAGGTGGAGAACTAACGAACGTCTTTTAGCTCCATATGAGAATCCTTTAAAG ATTCTGATGAAATGGGGAGAATATTCTTCAGAAGTTCAATTGATATTAAGACGTTCTACTCCAGAAAATAATAAGGCTTCTAGTTCATTAGGAACTCGTTTAAACCATGGTACACGATCAAATGGTGTGATGAGTTCTGCCTCAGAACATAATAGTGCACAAGATGATGCTAAAAATACCACAACTCCAAATTCCGAATTTGATGACTTACAAGGATGTCTTGATAGAAATCGTGACATCAGAAAATCACTAACGTTTGGAGGATTACATGGACATGTTATGGAAAATAATACagaa attCAGATGGAAAATGTTGCCATAGTTCAACCTACGttgcatttaaaaaataaggaattgaatataagaaaaaatatgcaaaaaccAGCTCAGTCTCCTACCCGTGCTAGTAGCAGTGAAAGTAACACACATTTATCACAAAAGAAA GAATTTCAAGAAACAAAAGGGCAAGCTCAATCTGTAAACCAATTATCTGGTCAAGCTCAAAATATGGTTACAGTTGCTTACACTCAACGCTATGTTGAACTTATTAGACTAGTCAATAAACAACGCGATACTATTAATGCACAGCAAGCGGATCTTACTAAA TTTGATGCTGAAATATTATATTGGGAAACTAAAAATAGAGAACAAATGCATCAGATGGATTTCATTTCTCAGGAAGTGAATCGCATGGAAACTACAGGACGTCTTATTGAAGAACAG CTAAAAGAACTAGCACATGTCGAAGAAGAAAGTGAAATAGTTAGACAACAAGAAAAGACATTAAAATCAGAAATTACTTTACTGAGATCAAAACTTGCGAATTGTGAGACAGAATTACTTCagtgcaaaaataaaattag ATTAGTTATGGAAGAACTTGCTATAGAACAACATAATATAAGTCGTGAAACAGATGAAAGACAAATAATGGAACGTAAAATCATTACTGAAGTCGAACATCTTCAAAATGAAGTAGAACAAGCTAAACGTTCTGCTGAACTAGCTTCCCAATGTGCGGAAACATTAAAATTGGAAGTAGTAAGTTTAGAGTCAGCAATTGTTGAGAAAAAATTACAAGTAGAACGATTAGTAGCGGATATGAAAGAAGCTAATTTACAAAGTCTTGCTGTTGCTTGTCAAGATGAACAAGTCAAATCATTATTTGAAG GTACCCATAAACCTGGTAGTACGCGTAAAATGATAGGTTCACCAAGACAATTGGAGACTGCGGTACCTACGAGTAAAAATCCACATGGTGTTTGGgtataa